The Paenibacillus amylolyticus genome contains the following window.
CAGTGAACCCGCATCCGGTGTCTCTTTCAGACGTTCTTCCTTAATCCCTATACGTGCTGTTGTGATGTACAAATCTTCGAGATTCGGTCCACCAAAACAGCAGGAGGTTACCTGATCTGCCGGTACATCGATCTGTTGCAACAACTCTGATGTATCCGGGTTCCAACGAGTGACTCTCCCTCCGCCCCAGTGCGCTACCCACAGCATGCCCTCACCATCAACCGTCATTCCATCCGGATATCCGAATTCCTCCGGTATGTGAATGATGCTTGTCCGATTCTGTATCGTACCAGCTTCCAGATCAAAATCAAACCGGTCAATAGCACGTGTCGGGGTATCAATGTAATACAAAGTCTTCCGATCCAGACTCCAACCCAGACCGTTGGATGTAGATACACCTTGTACCATCGTGCGCACAGGTTGTCCTTCCTCCAAACAATACAGCGACCCGGCTTGGCTCTCATTATTCATGCTCATTGTACCAGCCCAGAAACGGCCCTTCGCATCACATTTTCCATCATTAAATCGATTGGTATCCTTATCTTGTTCAGGGTCCTCAATGGCATGCAGCTCACCCGTTAGCAAATGATACGTGTGGAATCCACTGCGTAAAGCAACTACAACTTCGTCCCCGCGATAAGGAACAACAGCACCGACATGTTCACCAACATCATAAGCCTGGTCCTGGCCTGTAGCCGGATCATACACATGCACCTTGAAGCTTTCGATATCTACCCACAATAATCGATTGTTCTCCGCATCCCAACTTGGGCCTTCCCCGAGTAGTGCCGGGGTGTCTACAGCTACCGTTACTTCGCTCATGCCATCACGTCCTTTTTAAGATTTGACGCTGCCTGACCATTCGAATCCGATCGCATCCAAGAATGCTTTGGACAGTACCATGTGGCCTGTTGCATCCGGATGAACCCGATCATAAGTCAGCACAGACGTATAGAAATGGTCCCAAAATGGAGCAAATGCCGCCTGTGTATCCACATACACCGCATCATACTCATTGGCTACCCTGCGTACCGCTTCTCCGTAGATATCCATGGTTGCCCGCATCGGGTCTTCCGGATTGGCTTCAAGATAATAAGGCGACATCAGGACCAGACCTTTCAGATTGGGACGAACCGAAGCCACCAATTCACGCAAGGTGGATTCGTATTCTTCCAGGAACACATGGGAGTCTGTTGACAAAGGGTTGTCGAACTGACGCCATACATCGTTAATGCCAATCATGATCGATAACCAATCCGGTTTAAGATCCAATACATCACGATCCCAACGCTGTTTCAGATCACGAATCGTATTTCCACTATTACCCACATTCTGAATACGCAGCATCAATTCCGGATAGATGGACCGCAAGAGCGCATAAACTTGCGCAACATAGCCATGGCCCAGACCTGAACTGCCTTCGCCTACAGGATGTTCCCGACCACAATCCGTAATCGAATCTCCGATAAACAGAAGCTTGTCATTTTTCTGCAATTTCATCGTCGTTTACTCCTTCGCTCTAAGCGCTAATGTCATTACCAGCCTTGATTCTTAAGCCATGTCAAACACAGATCAGACCAGGCCCGCACCGCGTGATTGACCTCAGCCAATCCCAGACCATGTGAACCTTTCTCAAAAACGTGCAAGTCATACGGAATCCCATGCGCGCCCAATGCAAGTGCGTAACGCAAGCTATTCTCCACAGGTACTGCCTGGTCATCACTGGTGTGCCAGATGAACGCTTCAGGAGCATCTGCTCTCACCTGCTGCTCCGCGCTGAACGCCTTGATCTGCTCAGCTGACGCATCAGACCCGAGTAAATTTTCACGGGAACCGGCATGTCCATAGGACTCCATCGTAATGACCGGATAACAGAGGATAACCCGGTCCGGACGTGAACTTTGGCGCTCAATCGGGTCCTCATGATCCGGTTGTCCCTCGTCATACAACGTTCCCAGTGTTGCTGTAAGATGTCCGCCTGCGGAGAAACCGAGCACGGCAATCTTGGCAGGATTAATGCCGTACTGCTCGGCATGCGCACGAACATAACGTATGGCTCGCTGACCATCTGTTATCGGTGCAGGATGCTGGTGAGGCGCCACCCGATATTTCAGGACAAATGCACTTATGCCCGCTCGGTTCAACAACTCGGCTATTGGAGCACCTTCATGATCAGCCAAAAATCCATACCCGCCACCTGGACATACAATGATAGCGCTCTCGGAACCAGGCTGAATAAATGGAATCAAATGTGGCATTTCGTCTTCATGGCCCTGCGCCGCATAAGGTGCAGCATGATCCCATAAGGGTATCGTCGTTGTCATCTTCATCATCCTCTCCAGATAGAACGGAACCATGGTTCCGTTTAAACGTTTTCCAATCTCAGGAATCGATACCATCATAACGGTAATGGCCCCAATGCATCAATACCTTCCTGGCATCACTTTTTGTTCATTTCAGTACATGTTAGTACAAGTTACGGAACTGTTCAGGAGTAACTCCCTCAATCCTGCGAAAGGTAGCAACAAAATGGCTTGCATCCCGAAATCCCACCCGAACTGCGGTTTCTCTAATCGTAAGAGTGGGATCCCCAGTCATGATTTCCTTGGCTTTGCGAATACGCAGCAGAATGAAATAACTATAGGCTG
Protein-coding sequences here:
- a CDS encoding SMP-30/gluconolactonase/LRE family protein, producing the protein MSEVTVAVDTPALLGEGPSWDAENNRLLWVDIESFKVHVYDPATGQDQAYDVGEHVGAVVPYRGDEVVVALRSGFHTYHLLTGELHAIEDPEQDKDTNRFNDGKCDAKGRFWAGTMSMNNESQAGSLYCLEEGQPVRTMVQGVSTSNGLGWSLDRKTLYYIDTPTRAIDRFDFDLEAGTIQNRTSIIHIPEEFGYPDGMTVDGEGMLWVAHWGGGRVTRWNPDTSELLQQIDVPADQVTSCCFGGPNLEDLYITTARIGIKEERLKETPDAGSLFVVRPGVKGQETHAYGSSK
- a CDS encoding alpha/beta hydrolase; translation: MTTTIPLWDHAAPYAAQGHEDEMPHLIPFIQPGSESAIIVCPGGGYGFLADHEGAPIAELLNRAGISAFVLKYRVAPHQHPAPITDGQRAIRYVRAHAEQYGINPAKIAVLGFSAGGHLTATLGTLYDEGQPDHEDPIERQSSRPDRVILCYPVITMESYGHAGSRENLLGSDASAEQIKAFSAEQQVRADAPEAFIWHTSDDQAVPVENSLRYALALGAHGIPYDLHVFEKGSHGLGLAEVNHAVRAWSDLCLTWLKNQGW
- a CDS encoding SGNH/GDSL hydrolase family protein, with product MKLQKNDKLLFIGDSITDCGREHPVGEGSSGLGHGYVAQVYALLRSIYPELMLRIQNVGNSGNTIRDLKQRWDRDVLDLKPDWLSIMIGINDVWRQFDNPLSTDSHVFLEEYESTLRELVASVRPNLKGLVLMSPYYLEANPEDPMRATMDIYGEAVRRVANEYDAVYVDTQAAFAPFWDHFYTSVLTYDRVHPDATGHMVLSKAFLDAIGFEWSGSVKS